The Geotalea uraniireducens Rf4 genome window below encodes:
- a CDS encoding HD-GYP domain-containing protein produces the protein MSEISLQTAQRLVTLLSGAMKGMTFYPARHPAIMQPLQEIMDAAEKVLRSQPEIRLGVIDGVFFIEDHLFFTPTTSIEELAGRLMEKEFSGIIIRRGVKLHDLTLFVSLLGRNNLNAAQIEKEMVEQGVTGISLKIVADEGSEKTEEGDRESGALQTYSQALAAIRDVFKDIESGRIPSSEKIVAVVQNMAAMAIRDPAILMSLSMIKDYDNYTFNHSVNVGVISMALGAFLGHEGKEIEGVGMAGFLHDIGKTRVDKSILNKPGKLSATEFEEMKKHTESGTDIINKMTGISPQVAQAVLGHHLGFNRQGYPEWAREMPLSPMSEIVAVADCYDAVTTLRVYRRPLNPKAALDEIRKLSGSYLNGNLVDKFVEMMGNYPVGTLVRLDNNEIAVVFRPNRENSDAPIVKVVLDAAGRRLGDPRVQGLELQGGSCYASIVDVVDPSLKNIDVASYLNS, from the coding sequence ATGAGTGAAATAAGCCTGCAAACCGCACAGCGACTGGTAACGCTTCTGTCCGGCGCCATGAAAGGGATGACTTTTTACCCCGCCAGGCATCCCGCCATCATGCAACCGCTTCAGGAAATCATGGATGCCGCGGAAAAAGTTCTGCGGTCCCAGCCTGAAATCAGGCTGGGGGTGATTGACGGGGTGTTCTTCATTGAGGACCACCTGTTCTTCACACCAACCACCAGCATTGAAGAACTGGCCGGCCGGTTGATGGAAAAGGAATTCAGCGGGATAATCATCAGACGTGGGGTAAAGCTCCATGACCTGACTCTCTTTGTTTCCTTGTTGGGCAGAAACAACCTCAATGCCGCGCAGATAGAGAAAGAAATGGTTGAACAGGGTGTAACCGGCATCAGTCTGAAGATCGTGGCAGACGAAGGGTCGGAGAAAACGGAGGAGGGGGACCGGGAGAGCGGCGCGCTGCAAACCTACAGCCAGGCGCTGGCAGCGATACGCGATGTATTCAAGGACATTGAGAGCGGGAGAATACCGAGCAGCGAAAAGATTGTCGCGGTGGTGCAAAATATGGCCGCCATGGCCATTCGGGACCCGGCGATTCTCATGTCGCTTTCCATGATAAAGGATTACGACAACTACACCTTCAACCACAGTGTCAATGTGGGGGTGATTTCAATGGCCCTTGGTGCTTTCCTCGGCCACGAAGGAAAAGAAATTGAGGGTGTCGGGATGGCCGGGTTCCTCCACGACATAGGTAAAACCCGGGTGGACAAGAGCATTCTCAATAAACCCGGCAAGCTTTCTGCCACTGAATTTGAAGAGATGAAAAAGCACACCGAATCCGGTACCGACATTATCAATAAAATGACGGGAATAAGCCCACAGGTTGCCCAGGCCGTGCTGGGTCACCACCTGGGATTTAACCGGCAGGGGTATCCGGAATGGGCAAGGGAAATGCCCTTAAGCCCGATGAGTGAAATCGTCGCGGTTGCGGATTGTTATGATGCCGTGACAACGCTCCGTGTCTACCGGAGGCCTCTCAATCCCAAGGCGGCACTGGATGAAATCCGCAAGCTTTCGGGAAGCTATCTTAATGGTAATCTGGTTGACAAATTTGTGGAGATGATGGGAAACTATCCCGTAGGTACCCTCGTCAGGCTCGACAACAACGAAATTGCCGTGGTATTCAGGCCGAACCGGGAGAATAGCGACGCGCCGATCGTGAAAGTGGTGCTGGATGCTGCTGGAAGGAGGCTTGGAGACCCGCGTGTGCAGGGACTGGAGCTTCAGGGTGGTAGTTGTTACGCCAGCATTGTAGACGTTGTTGACCCTTCTCTGAAAAATATCGATGTGGCCAGCTACCTTAATTCCTGA
- a CDS encoding HEAT repeat domain-containing protein translates to MVSKLIMKRYEALAPLLKDPCEEVRLAASHALECLEGLGSLDEILDVLKKGRLAAKIAAIYALGEIGGEKVLSPLIYCISRPEEDIKSAAIEVLGNLAHPTALTPLIGKLQETNPAVRAKTIAALANFKDPSLVKLLLPYLDENDGLLDAEAALALGKIGDCRLEDRLIKLVHSPHPRTREAAALALGQLSLNQKLP, encoded by the coding sequence ATGGTATCAAAACTGATCATGAAAAGATATGAAGCGCTTGCGCCCCTGCTGAAGGACCCCTGTGAAGAGGTGCGTCTTGCGGCGTCGCATGCACTTGAGTGCCTGGAAGGACTGGGCAGCCTTGATGAAATACTGGACGTCCTGAAAAAAGGGCGCCTCGCCGCTAAGATCGCGGCAATCTACGCCCTTGGGGAAATAGGCGGTGAGAAAGTACTTTCCCCCCTCATTTATTGTATTTCCCGCCCCGAGGAGGACATTAAGTCTGCGGCCATCGAAGTGCTGGGGAATCTGGCCCACCCAACCGCACTCACACCATTGATCGGCAAACTCCAGGAAACCAACCCTGCTGTCAGAGCCAAAACGATTGCGGCGCTGGCAAATTTCAAAGATCCTTCCCTGGTAAAGCTTCTACTCCCCTACCTCGATGAAAACGACGGGCTCCTCGATGCCGAAGCCGCGCTGGCCCTTGGCAAGATAGGCGATTGCCGCCTTGAAGACCGCCTTATAAAACTGGTGCACTCTCCCCACCCAAGGACCAGAGAGGCTGCCGCCCTGGCGCTCGGACAACTGTCGCTCAATCAAAAGCTGCCCTGA
- a CDS encoding beta-ketoacyl-ACP synthase III yields the protein MFYSHVLATGGSVPERVVTNDYFNNLVEDADTWILSRTGIRERRFVSADESTSDLATAAAKDALAKGGIDPLDLDCIIVATSTPDMILPATACMVQKNIGAANAFAFDMNAVCSSFIYAVETADNFIKSGKYGKVLVIGADTYSKILDFQDKTTCPLFGDGAGALILGSSTEKKGILQSQVKSDGKGWELIQVPSSGSRKPITAETIALRENTFKMAGKSVFVFATDVIPQIIEDVTAKAGIRPDQLDHIIPHQANVRIIDFISKKTGIDKEKFLLNLDRYGNTAAASVGLALDENVTNGTIKPGDLVLIMGFGGGLSWGGVLFQF from the coding sequence ATGTTTTACTCACATGTTCTGGCCACCGGTGGAAGCGTTCCTGAGAGAGTCGTCACCAACGATTACTTTAACAATCTCGTGGAGGATGCCGATACCTGGATCCTTTCCCGGACTGGAATCCGCGAACGTCGCTTTGTTTCTGCCGATGAATCGACCTCCGACCTGGCGACGGCAGCTGCTAAAGATGCCCTTGCGAAGGGGGGGATCGACCCGCTCGACCTGGACTGCATCATCGTAGCCACATCGACTCCCGACATGATCCTGCCGGCGACGGCCTGCATGGTGCAGAAAAATATTGGTGCGGCGAACGCCTTTGCCTTCGACATGAACGCCGTCTGCAGCAGCTTCATCTATGCCGTGGAAACGGCTGATAACTTCATAAAATCCGGCAAATACGGAAAGGTTCTGGTTATCGGGGCCGACACCTATTCAAAGATCCTCGATTTCCAGGACAAGACAACCTGCCCCCTCTTCGGCGACGGTGCCGGGGCGTTGATCCTCGGCTCTTCAACCGAAAAAAAGGGCATATTGCAGAGTCAGGTCAAGAGTGACGGCAAAGGGTGGGAACTCATCCAGGTCCCGTCATCGGGATCGAGAAAGCCGATCACTGCCGAGACCATCGCTTTGCGGGAAAATACCTTCAAGATGGCGGGCAAGAGCGTTTTTGTTTTTGCTACCGACGTGATTCCGCAGATCATCGAGGACGTCACTGCCAAGGCAGGTATCAGGCCGGATCAGCTCGACCACATCATTCCCCATCAGGCCAATGTCCGTATCATCGATTTTATCTCTAAGAAGACCGGCATCGACAAGGAAAAATTTCTTCTCAATCTGGACCGGTACGGCAACACTGCCGCAGCTTCCGTCGGGCTTGCTCTCGATGAGAACGTGACTAACGGCACCATCAAGCCGGGCGATCTGGTCCTGATAATGGGCTTCGGCGGCGGACTCTCCTGGGGAGGGGTGCTCTTTCAGTTTTAA
- a CDS encoding SAM-dependent methyltransferase translates to MQKLELKYKPVLAPQVVAERLSNLLPPGPIVDSSLERLIFRLEHEFSRYAATYPHGLWAPGLAVTNEMRGMTECHLPLAEIRQLFNRFFAHALTFTPFLDASIIHTSVSWLDALQSLQSLVGQANPALLLRRLMADEEERRRFLFFNFLPRQYGGGFGRYTAQTAFLRSWLRENKERFNKGLHCLDAACGCGEGTYELALLLLECGFRVESFEVHGSTLEPLELFAAAHGYFPHEPLRQVSYRNNIQPLFQCGAADRMHFRQEDIAGTSAAERYDVVLCNGILGGPFVHERNALELSIACLAKRVKPGGILLAADRFHDGWKKIAPAALLEGILAGNGFRLLSIKEGVAGIKTERAPLPRRVRRRSPLSGPDRPA, encoded by the coding sequence ATGCAAAAACTGGAACTTAAATACAAGCCGGTTCTTGCCCCCCAAGTTGTCGCGGAAAGGCTCTCCAACCTGCTGCCCCCCGGGCCAATCGTCGACAGCAGCCTGGAAAGGCTGATTTTCCGTCTTGAGCACGAGTTCTCCCGCTATGCAGCCACCTACCCCCACGGTTTATGGGCGCCCGGACTGGCCGTCACCAATGAAATGCGGGGGATGACCGAATGCCATCTGCCTTTGGCAGAGATTCGGCAGCTCTTTAATCGGTTCTTTGCCCACGCACTCACCTTCACTCCCTTCCTCGATGCATCCATCATCCATACCTCAGTCAGTTGGCTCGACGCCCTGCAAAGCCTGCAATCATTGGTCGGTCAGGCAAATCCGGCGCTATTATTACGGAGGTTGATGGCGGACGAGGAAGAACGCCGCCGGTTTCTGTTCTTCAATTTCCTCCCCAGACAGTACGGTGGAGGTTTCGGCCGTTATACCGCACAAACTGCATTTTTAAGAAGTTGGCTACGGGAAAACAAGGAACGGTTTAACAAAGGCCTGCACTGTCTCGATGCGGCCTGCGGCTGCGGAGAGGGGACTTACGAGCTTGCTCTGCTCCTTTTGGAATGCGGTTTCCGTGTTGAATCCTTTGAGGTACACGGCTCCACCCTTGAACCGCTCGAACTTTTCGCGGCTGCCCACGGCTACTTTCCCCACGAGCCGCTTCGCCAGGTTTCCTATCGCAATAACATTCAGCCGCTTTTCCAATGCGGTGCAGCAGATCGGATGCATTTCCGCCAGGAAGATATTGCCGGGACATCGGCAGCAGAACGATACGACGTCGTTCTCTGCAACGGCATTTTGGGCGGACCGTTTGTCCATGAGAGAAATGCATTGGAGCTGTCGATTGCCTGTCTGGCAAAAAGGGTGAAGCCGGGGGGGATACTGCTGGCCGCCGATCGGTTTCACGACGGCTGGAAGAAAATAGCGCCTGCTGCTCTGCTGGAGGGAATCCTAGCCGGAAACGGTTTCAGACTACTCAGTATAAAGGAAGGTGTGGCAGGGATTAAAACTGAAAGAGCACCCCTCCCCAGGAGAGTCCGCCGCCGAAGCCCATTATCAGGACCAGATCGCCCGGCTTGA
- a CDS encoding IS4-like element ISGur4 family transposase, whose translation MRPFKRLKQRRKSRAFKLLLTPIFERFKSDNELESRGYRPLQMTFDDQLKALIFYHLEEFSSGSELLQALDQDDFAKECVAPPKGIKKSSFFEAINNRGLEQLSEVFGHLVKQAGRVLPDEYAHLGNLVSIDGSLIDAVLSMEWADYRSGSKKAKAHIGFDINRGIPRKIFLTDGKEGERPFVDKIIDKGETGVMDRGYQSHNHFDQWQAAEKFFVCRIRENTHKTVIRENAVNPDSIVFYDQIVLLGTKGINQTEKELRLVGYRIDGKDYWVATNRYDLTAEEVAQVYKLRWNIETFFGWWKRHLKVYHLIARSEYGLMVQILGGLITYLLLAIYCREQHQEPVSISRVRELRNQIANEAAAEQQSRRTRIQGNSNKIRQLKRKKRRAKT comes from the coding sequence ATGCGACCGTTCAAACGACTGAAACAAAGACGAAAATCACGCGCTTTCAAATTGCTTCTTACCCCGATTTTTGAGAGATTCAAGTCAGATAATGAACTTGAATCCAGGGGGTATCGCCCGTTGCAAATGACTTTCGATGATCAGCTAAAAGCCCTGATCTTTTATCACTTGGAAGAGTTCTCTTCCGGGAGCGAACTTCTCCAGGCGCTGGATCAGGATGACTTCGCCAAGGAATGTGTTGCTCCCCCCAAGGGAATCAAAAAGAGCTCTTTCTTTGAGGCAATCAACAACCGTGGTCTTGAACAGCTTTCCGAGGTATTCGGGCATCTTGTCAAGCAAGCAGGCAGAGTGCTTCCCGATGAATATGCTCACCTTGGCAATCTGGTATCCATAGACGGTTCTTTGATAGATGCTGTTCTATCTATGGAATGGGCAGATTACCGAAGCGGCTCTAAGAAGGCCAAGGCCCATATCGGCTTCGATATCAACCGTGGTATTCCAAGGAAGATATTCCTGACCGACGGTAAAGAGGGTGAGCGCCCCTTTGTTGATAAGATCATCGACAAAGGCGAAACCGGTGTCATGGATCGTGGGTATCAGTCTCATAATCACTTTGACCAGTGGCAGGCCGCCGAGAAGTTTTTTGTCTGCCGTATCAGGGAGAATACACACAAAACCGTCATCAGAGAGAATGCCGTAAATCCTGACAGTATTGTCTTCTATGACCAGATAGTACTTCTCGGCACCAAAGGTATAAACCAGACTGAGAAAGAGCTGCGCCTTGTTGGTTACCGTATTGACGGCAAGGACTACTGGGTAGCAACCAACAGATACGACCTGACGGCTGAAGAAGTGGCCCAGGTTTATAAACTGCGCTGGAACATAGAGACCTTCTTCGGTTGGTGGAAACGCCACCTAAAGGTGTATCACCTGATTGCCAGAAGCGAATATGGTCTCATGGTTCAAATACTTGGTGGTCTCATCACCTATCTGCTGCTAGCCATCTATTGCCGTGAGCAGCACCAGGAGCCAGTCAGCATTAGCAGGGTACGAGAATTACGCAATCAGATTGCAAATGAAGCAGCAGCCGAACAGCAGAGCCGTCGCACAAGAATACAAGGTAACTCAAACAAAATTAGACAGTTGAAACGTAAGAAACGTCGTGCAAAAACCTAA
- the mfd gene encoding transcription-repair coupling factor codes for MTAILTPNINQLVSALSTAEASISIAGLKGSAPAYVLSRLLVGVKKNFLIITSDAESAEELCRELRFYSGREDAVLYFPPWDTAPFESASPHADITGQRLNVLFRLMDGRADAVVTSLPAVMQKLLPRKTLGEISQYIVAGEEVAREKLLEKLVKLGYSHVPLVEDRGGFSIRGGILDIFPPDLPAPVRIEFFGDFVDTIRTFDPATQRSLQPLEELVLLPSREVVISEEVLKEFPPRLKKRCDAIEIPATRRRDLLEQLQNAIYPPGVEYLQPLFHPGLETLFDYAGKELVKVIYDPAAMAAARERFIEELSAAEQRAFERDVISCETAELFLDADSITKILSEGRRLAIPFLEVRGTGEIGETFRLAVQDNSDLKLEVSSDGEGVLKPLVEKVLSWLAAKNQVLMACHQRGQAQRLYEILSHYDLPLNISEREFPAELGRKDNRLDILVGDISRGFRLPEEGLVVIAEEEIFGVRVKRRGLSEARKKQLLTSLAELKPGDYMVHIDFGVGIYRGLQHLTFDRMEGDFLLLEYAGADKLYLPVDRINLVQRYVGAEGVEPHVDKLGGAGWEKTKARARAAIQEMAGELLKIYAARQVEEGHAFSPQDELYQEFEASFAFEETPDQQAAIEDVLHDMESKRPMDRLVCGDVGYGKTEVAMRGAFKAVMDGKQVALLVPTTILAQQHMETFAERFKAYPVKVEMLSRFRSAKEQKAILEGVKKGEVDIIIGTHRLLQKDVVFKDLGLLIIDEEQRFGVSHKERLKQFRAVVDIMTLTATPIPRTLYMSLMGIRDLSIIDTPPVDRLAIKTFVARSSDELIREAVLRELRRGGQVFFVHNRVQTIGAMAEHLQQIVPEARIAVGHGQMDEKELERVMLGFMHGETNLLLCTTIIESGLDIPTANTLIVSRADTFGLSQLYQLRGRVGRSKQRAYAYLLIPGEGAISADARERLKIIQELTELGAGFRIATHDLEIRGAGDLLGARQSGDIAAVGFELYTELLEEAIRQLKGEELAERVEPEIKLRIPAFVPEDYVREPNQRLIIYKKLSQATSEEDIGEIMAELVDRFGKLPLAATYLLEVMRLRVTLKAMLVKEIEFDGKRLVLSFHQKTPVPPDTIIALIRQQPKKYQFTPDFRLYAELADTSFDGILGEARNLLKRLG; via the coding sequence ATGACCGCTATCCTTACTCCTAATATAAACCAGCTTGTCTCTGCCCTTTCCACTGCCGAGGCCTCTATCTCCATTGCCGGCCTCAAGGGCTCAGCACCGGCCTATGTCCTGTCGCGATTACTGGTCGGGGTGAAAAAGAACTTTCTTATCATCACGTCAGATGCAGAAAGCGCCGAAGAACTGTGCCGCGAATTGCGCTTTTACAGCGGCCGGGAAGACGCCGTCCTGTATTTCCCACCATGGGACACCGCACCTTTTGAAAGCGCATCTCCCCATGCGGACATTACCGGCCAGCGGCTGAATGTGTTGTTCCGGCTGATGGACGGCAGGGCGGACGCGGTGGTGACATCACTGCCGGCCGTGATGCAAAAGCTCCTGCCGCGCAAGACCCTTGGGGAGATTTCCCAGTACATCGTTGCCGGTGAAGAGGTGGCGCGGGAGAAACTGCTGGAAAAGCTGGTGAAGCTCGGTTATTCGCACGTACCACTGGTGGAGGATCGGGGCGGCTTTTCCATTCGCGGCGGCATCCTCGACATCTTTCCCCCTGACCTGCCGGCGCCGGTCAGAATCGAGTTCTTCGGCGATTTTGTCGATACCATCCGCACCTTCGACCCTGCCACGCAACGCTCCCTTCAGCCATTGGAAGAGCTGGTTCTCCTCCCTTCGCGGGAGGTGGTGATCTCTGAGGAGGTCTTGAAGGAGTTCCCCCCGCGCCTGAAAAAACGCTGCGATGCTATTGAGATTCCGGCGACCCGCCGTCGGGACCTGCTGGAGCAGCTGCAGAACGCCATATACCCGCCGGGGGTGGAATACCTCCAGCCCCTGTTCCATCCAGGACTTGAGACCCTTTTCGATTACGCCGGCAAAGAGCTGGTCAAGGTGATCTATGACCCCGCAGCCATGGCCGCTGCCCGGGAGCGCTTCATCGAAGAGCTGTCTGCTGCAGAGCAGAGGGCATTCGAGCGGGACGTCATCAGCTGCGAAACAGCAGAATTGTTTCTCGATGCAGATAGCATAACGAAGATTCTTTCAGAGGGTCGTCGACTGGCGATTCCTTTTCTGGAGGTGCGCGGCACCGGCGAGATCGGAGAAACCTTCCGCCTTGCGGTGCAGGATAACAGCGATCTCAAACTTGAGGTCTCCAGCGATGGCGAGGGGGTGCTGAAACCCCTGGTGGAAAAGGTCCTCTCCTGGCTTGCGGCGAAGAACCAGGTGCTCATGGCCTGTCACCAGCGTGGTCAGGCCCAACGGCTCTATGAAATCCTTTCCCATTACGATCTCCCTCTCAACATCTCCGAGCGCGAGTTTCCGGCGGAGCTGGGGCGTAAAGACAACCGGCTCGATATTCTTGTGGGAGACATTTCCCGCGGTTTCCGCCTCCCGGAAGAGGGGTTGGTTGTCATTGCCGAGGAAGAGATCTTTGGCGTCAGGGTCAAGCGACGCGGCCTTTCCGAGGCCCGGAAAAAACAGCTGCTCACCTCCCTCGCCGAACTGAAGCCTGGCGACTACATGGTGCATATCGACTTCGGCGTCGGCATTTACCGCGGTCTGCAGCATCTGACCTTCGATCGGATGGAGGGGGATTTTCTCCTCCTGGAATACGCCGGTGCGGACAAGCTCTACCTGCCCGTCGATCGGATCAACCTTGTTCAGCGCTATGTGGGTGCCGAAGGGGTCGAGCCCCATGTGGACAAGCTGGGAGGCGCCGGCTGGGAGAAGACCAAGGCCCGGGCCCGGGCCGCCATTCAGGAGATGGCGGGGGAACTGCTGAAGATTTACGCTGCGCGGCAGGTGGAGGAAGGGCATGCCTTCTCTCCCCAGGACGAACTCTACCAGGAATTCGAGGCATCCTTTGCCTTCGAGGAGACACCGGACCAGCAGGCGGCGATCGAAGACGTGCTGCACGATATGGAGAGCAAGAGGCCGATGGATCGCCTCGTCTGCGGCGATGTGGGGTACGGCAAGACCGAAGTGGCCATGCGCGGCGCCTTCAAGGCGGTGATGGACGGCAAGCAGGTGGCGCTTCTGGTCCCGACGACGATTCTTGCCCAGCAGCACATGGAGACCTTTGCCGAGCGTTTCAAGGCGTATCCGGTCAAGGTGGAGATGCTCTCCCGTTTCCGCTCGGCCAAGGAACAGAAGGCGATCCTCGAAGGGGTAAAAAAGGGGGAGGTCGACATCATCATCGGCACCCATCGCCTGTTGCAGAAGGATGTGGTCTTCAAGGACCTGGGCCTTCTCATCATCGACGAAGAGCAGCGCTTCGGCGTGTCGCACAAGGAACGGCTGAAGCAATTCCGGGCTGTGGTGGACATCATGACGCTCACCGCCACCCCGATCCCGCGTACCCTGTACATGTCGCTGATGGGGATCCGCGACCTCTCCATCATCGATACCCCGCCGGTCGATCGTCTCGCTATCAAGACCTTCGTGGCGCGCTCTTCCGATGAGCTGATCCGCGAGGCAGTGCTGCGGGAGTTGCGCCGGGGCGGGCAGGTGTTCTTCGTCCATAACCGGGTGCAGACCATCGGTGCCATGGCGGAGCATTTGCAGCAGATCGTCCCCGAGGCGCGCATTGCCGTGGGGCACGGCCAGATGGACGAAAAGGAGCTGGAACGGGTGATGCTCGGCTTTATGCATGGCGAAACCAACTTGCTCCTCTGCACCACCATCATCGAGTCGGGGCTCGACATCCCGACTGCCAACACTCTGATCGTCAGCCGGGCCGATACTTTCGGTCTGTCCCAGCTCTACCAGTTGCGCGGCCGGGTGGGACGCTCCAAGCAGCGCGCCTACGCCTATCTGCTCATCCCAGGCGAAGGGGCCATCTCGGCCGATGCGCGGGAGAGGCTCAAGATCATCCAGGAGCTTACCGAACTGGGCGCCGGCTTTCGCATCGCCACCCACGACCTGGAGATCCGGGGCGCCGGTGATCTTCTCGGGGCGCGGCAGTCCGGGGATATCGCCGCGGTAGGTTTTGAACTCTATACGGAACTTCTTGAAGAGGCGATCAGGCAGCTGAAGGGCGAGGAACTGGCCGAGCGGGTCGAGCCGGAGATCAAGCTGCGCATCCCGGCGTTTGTCCCGGAGGATTATGTCCGCGAACCGAACCAGCGGCTCATTATCTACAAAAAGCTTTCCCAGGCGACATCGGAGGAAGATATCGGGGAAATCATGGCGGAGCTGGTCGACCGCTTCGGCAAGTTGCCGCTGGCGGCTACCTATCTCCTGGAAGTGATGCGGCTGCGCGTCACCCTGAAAGCCATGCTGGTCAAGGAGATCGAGTTCGATGGTAAACGGCTTGTCCTCTCTTTCCATCAGAAGACCCCCGTTCCACCCGATACCATCATCGCCCTGATCCGGCAACAGCCGAAAAAATACCAGTTCACGCCCGACTTCCGCCTCTATGCCGAGCTGGCTGATACCTCGTTTGACGGCATTCTCGGCGAGGCCAGAAATCTCTTGAAAAGGCTAGGCTGA
- a CDS encoding peptidylprolyl isomerase — MNYRETGKLLTIALCVTALFGCKAKVGSEAGKESQKKSGQVLAEVNGSVITTSDYNKELETLPPYLKPMTETPEGKKELLDTMIVRELILQQADKDGIDKSQAVADKLADLKKRVVVEAFLKKKVEEEAKISDTELQDFYNKNKDKFKTGEQVKASHILVKTEPEAQEILKQLKAGGNFDELAKKHSIDAAAAKGGDLGWFGKGAMLPDFEKAVFGLKEGAISGVVKTKFGYHIIKLTGKRPAGIRPFDEVKDQLKAAILPEKQQEVFKKLKEDLKKSAKLTIKEDVLKTLDGGKAGGEATALPAEPVKK; from the coding sequence GTGAACTACAGAGAAACTGGCAAACTGCTCACTATCGCGCTCTGTGTTACGGCCCTTTTCGGCTGCAAGGCCAAAGTCGGCAGCGAAGCGGGCAAAGAATCACAAAAGAAGTCGGGTCAGGTACTGGCCGAGGTGAATGGCTCCGTTATAACTACCTCTGATTACAACAAAGAATTAGAAACGCTCCCCCCCTACCTGAAGCCGATGACTGAAACGCCGGAGGGGAAAAAGGAATTGCTGGACACCATGATTGTCCGGGAACTCATTCTCCAGCAGGCGGATAAAGACGGCATCGACAAGAGTCAGGCCGTGGCCGACAAGCTTGCGGACCTGAAAAAACGTGTCGTTGTCGAGGCGTTCCTGAAGAAAAAGGTCGAAGAAGAGGCAAAGATCAGCGATACGGAATTGCAGGATTTCTACAACAAAAACAAGGACAAGTTCAAGACCGGCGAACAGGTGAAGGCCAGCCATATTCTGGTGAAGACCGAGCCGGAGGCCCAGGAGATTCTCAAACAGCTGAAGGCTGGCGGGAATTTCGACGAACTGGCCAAGAAGCATTCCATCGATGCTGCTGCGGCAAAGGGGGGCGACCTGGGGTGGTTCGGCAAGGGGGCCATGCTTCCTGACTTTGAAAAAGCGGTTTTCGGCCTCAAGGAAGGCGCAATTTCCGGTGTCGTCAAGACCAAGTTCGGCTATCACATCATCAAGCTGACCGGCAAGCGCCCTGCCGGCATCCGTCCTTTTGACGAGGTGAAAGACCAGTTGAAAGCCGCCATTCTCCCGGAAAAACAGCAGGAGGTCTTCAAAAAGCTGAAAGAGGACCTGAAGAAGAGCGCCAAGTTGACCATCAAAGAGGATGTGCTGAAAACCCTGGACGGCGGAAAAGCCGGTGGTGAAGCAACAGCCCTGCCGGCAGAACCGGTCAAAAAGTAA
- a CDS encoding peptidylprolyl isomerase, which yields MRLRPGFCPAAFFLSIPFYSWISQTMSTFVKTIVIIAIALLPLTARAELVSGIAAIVNDDIITTYEVDRDAALIGKEMEKRAPAEAADKAALRKTALSRLIDKKLIEQKIKELDIRVPEEEVRQSIEDVKKQNKLTQEALVAALAAQGLSFDQYKAQLKEQLERLRLMSQEVRAKIQVGEREMREYYDANRAKYGEEEFTRARQIYFKIDKKAAESEITRVTAAAANVLQEAKSGKDFAELAKKYSDDPAAAKDGGELGTFKRGDMIPEIERALDTMKPGEISDLVRTPAGIHIIKLEERTKGKAKPFEEVKAEIEDFLYKKKSEDRFNQWVNDLRKGAAIEIKQ from the coding sequence ATGAGACTGCGGCCGGGCTTTTGTCCGGCCGCTTTTTTTCTCAGCATCCCATTTTACTCCTGGATATCGCAAACTATGAGCACTTTCGTAAAAACTATCGTCATCATTGCCATTGCACTCCTCCCCTTGACTGCCCGAGCTGAACTGGTCAGCGGCATCGCCGCCATCGTCAATGATGACATCATAACCACCTACGAGGTGGACAGGGACGCGGCTCTGATCGGCAAAGAAATGGAGAAGAGAGCCCCTGCCGAGGCAGCTGACAAGGCGGCGTTACGCAAAACAGCTCTCAGTCGGCTCATAGACAAGAAACTGATCGAACAGAAGATCAAGGAACTGGACATCAGGGTTCCCGAGGAAGAAGTCAGGCAGTCTATCGAGGACGTGAAGAAACAGAACAAACTTACCCAGGAAGCATTGGTAGCGGCATTGGCAGCGCAGGGGCTCTCCTTTGACCAATACAAAGCCCAGCTGAAGGAACAGCTCGAACGGCTTCGTTTGATGAGCCAGGAGGTGCGGGCCAAGATCCAGGTGGGTGAACGGGAAATGCGGGAATACTATGATGCAAACCGGGCAAAATACGGCGAGGAAGAGTTCACTCGTGCCCGACAGATATATTTCAAGATCGACAAGAAAGCCGCCGAGAGCGAGATCACGCGGGTGACTGCCGCGGCTGCCAATGTTTTGCAGGAGGCGAAAAGCGGCAAGGACTTTGCCGAGCTGGCGAAAAAGTATTCCGACGACCCGGCGGCTGCCAAGGATGGCGGGGAACTGGGAACCTTCAAAAGAGGAGACATGATCCCCGAGATCGAACGGGCCCTGGATACCATGAAGCCGGGCGAAATCAGCGATCTCGTCAGGACTCCGGCCGGTATCCACATTATAAAGCTGGAAGAGCGGACCAAGGGGAAGGCAAAGCCGTTCGAAGAGGTGAAAGCCGAAATTGAGGATTTCCTCTATAAAAAGAAGTCGGAAGACCGCTTCAACCAGTGGGTGAACGACCTCCGCAAGGGGGCAGCGATAGAGATAAAGCAGTAA